Proteins from a single region of Pyrus communis chromosome 6, drPyrComm1.1, whole genome shotgun sequence:
- the LOC137737135 gene encoding protein TRANSPARENT TESTA 9-like isoform X2, protein MWFSFWKSRDRFSLDELRYLTDQLIKVQIVNEVNKDFVIEALRSIAELITYGDQHDSTFFEFFMEKQVMGEFVRILKVSRTMTVSLQLLQTISIMIQNLKNEHAIYYMFSNEHMNYLITFSFDFQNEELLSYYISFLRAISGKLDRNTISLLVKTQNDEVVSFPLYVEAIRFAFHEESMVRTAIRALTLNVYHVGDESVNRYVTSAPHADYFSNLVTFFRKQCINLNALVSDSMKNPGAESADTTALISAAVDEIEDNLYYFSDVISAGIPDVGRLITDNILKLLIFPLLLPSLTIRAVEGIQIGAATSLYLVCCILHIVKIKDLANTICAALFFPLDSFFPKSGAKPNGCTPFHGFAHESQPPGSNTKEGVGILRDDMPNLSSSPQREYDYCDFHLSLREALISYIASGDDIQVAGSLSVLATLLQTKELDESMLDALGILPQRKQHKKLLLQALVGEVSGEEQLFSSEDSWSKDGIECGSELDSSLQKLKEQFGLLCSSLEVRASPRVHRFQVLDALVSLFCRSNISAETLWYGGWLLRQLLPYSKAEFNSHHLKMLNDSYKNCASALLMETRGVWPDLLVTVLCDEWKRCKRAIEASSPQKEPKCILLSSQRFLSEDGITSDSSFAAGERMCELVKVFVILHQLQIFSLGRTLPEKPPIKPPADAFENSRAQSAGLDAAGPKLGTELRLVDAVPCRIAFERGKERHFSFLAISLGASGWVVLAEELPLKEPYGVVRMVAPLAGTNPKPDDKHSRWLHLRIRPSTLPFVEPARYGAYGKAKTKALVDGRWTLAFRDEESCNSALSMVLEEINLQSNEVERRLKPLLDLENFVESSNSSRDLRSRVHVI, encoded by the exons ATGTGGTTTTCGTTTTGGAAGTCCAGGGATCGCTTCTCCTTAGACGAGCTCAG GTATTTAACTGATCAGCTAATAAAAGTTCAAATTGTGAATGAAGTAAACAAG GATTTCGTTATTGAGGCGCTGAGATCCATTGCGGAGTTAATAACGTATGGAGACCAGCATGACTCCACCTTTTTTGA atttttcatgGAGAAGCAAGTCATGGGAGAGTTTGTACGTATATTGAAGGTTAGCAGAACTATGACTGTGTCACTTCAGTTGCTACAGACAATCAGCATTATGATCCAGAACCTAAAAAATGAACACGCTATAT ACTACATGTTCAGTAATGAACATATGAACTACTTGATAACGTTTTCATTTGACTTCCAAAATGAAGAGCTACTGTCGTACTACATATCCTTCTTAAG AGCAATAAGTGGGAAGCTAGACAGGAATACAATTTCTCTGCTTGTAAAGACTCAAAAT GATGAAGTGGTTTCATTTCCACTCTATGTTGAGGCAATACGTTTTGCCTTTCATGAGGAGAGCATGGTCCGCACTGCCATACGGGCTTTGACACTTAATGTTTATCATG TGGGAGATGAAAGTGTCAACAGATATGTCACCAGTGCTCCTCATGCAGATTATTTTTCAAACCTAGTTACATTTTTCCGAAAGCAGTGCATCAATCTAAATGCCTTGGTTTCAGACTCTATGAA AAATCCGGGTGCAGAGTCTGCAGACACAACCGCATTAATTTCTGCTGCTGTTGATGAGATCGAGGACAATCTCTACTATTTTAGCGATGTTATTTCTGCAGGAATTCCTGATGTTGGGAGGTTAATTACAGATAACATCTTGAAGCTTTTGATATTCCCGCTGCTTCTTCCTTCACTTACAATAAGAGCTGTGGAA GGGATACAAATTGGTGCTGCCACGTCTTTGTACTTGGTTTGTTGCATCCTGCACATAGTGAAAATCAAGGATTTGGCAAATACCATTTGTGCTGCTCTTTTCTTTCCGTTGGATTCTTTCTTTCCAAAGTCTGGAGCTAAACCAAATGGCTGTACGCCTTTCCATGGTTTTGCACATGAAAGCCAACCACCAGGCAGTAATACCAAGGAAGGTGTTGGAATATTAAGAGATGACATGCCAAACTTGTCAAGCTCTCCCCAAAGAGAATATGATTATTGTGATTTTCATTTGTCTTTGAG GGAGGctttgatttcttatattgcGAGTGGGGATGATATACAAGTTGCTGGTTCGTTGAGTGTACTAGCTACTTTACTGCAAACAAAAG AATTGGATGAATCAATGCTAGATGCTCTTGGAATTCTTCCTCAACGCAAACAGCATAAGAAACTTCTGCTG CAAGCTTTGGTTGGTGAAGTCTCAGGAGAAGAGCAACTTTTTTCTTCAGAAGATAGCTGGTCAAAAGATGGTATTGAATGTGGTAGTGAGCTTGATAGTTCTCTACAAAAGCTTAAG GAACAGTTTGGACTGTTGTGTTCTTCTCTGGAAGTGAGGGCTAGTCCTCGAGTACATAGATTTCAG GTGCTTGATGCATTGGTCAGTCTTTTTTGCCGTTCAAATATATCTGCTGAAACATTATGGTATGGTGGTTGGCTTTTGCGCCAGTTACTTCCTTATAGCAAGGCAGAGTTTAACAGCCATCATCTCAAGATGCTGAAT GATTCATATAAGAACTGTGCTAGTGCTCTTCTAATGGAGACTAGAGGAGTCTGGCCGGATCTTCTTGTAACAGTCCTCTGCGATGAATGGAAACGGTGCAAGAGGG CAATAGAGGCTTCCTCCCCTCAGAAAGAGCCCAAGTGTATTCTGTTGTCATCTCAGAGGTTCTTGTCTGAAG ATGGTATCACAAGTGATTCATCATTTGCTGCTGGTGAAAGGATGTGTGAATTGGTCAAG GTGTTTGTAATCCTACATCAACTTCAAATTTTCTCACTTGGTAGAACTTTGCCCGAGAAACCTCCTATTAAACCTCCAGCTGATGCTTTTGAAAATTCCCGTGCACAAAGTGCTGGCCTAGATGCTGCAGGTCCAAAGCTTGGCACTGAGCTAAGACTTG TTGATGCTGTACCTTGTAGAATTGCGTTTGAGAGGGGTAAAGAACGTCATTTTTCCTTCCTAGCAATCTCTTTGGGTGCATCTGGCTGGGTTGTTTTAGCTGAAGAGTTACCCTTAAAGGAGCCTTATGGAGTTGTTCGTATGGTTGCACCTTTGGCCGGTACCAAT CCAAAACCTGATGATAAGCATTCCAGATGGTTACACTTGCGAATCCGTCCCTCCACTTTACCGTTTGTGGAGCCTGCTAGATATGGTGCCTACGGGAAAGCAAAGACAAAAGCTTTGGTTGATGGAAGATGGACCCTAGCATTCAGGGATGAAGAGTCTTGCAACTCTGCTTTGTCTATGGTTTTGGAGGAGATAAACCTACAGAGCAATGAGGTAGAGAGAAGATTAAAGCCTTTACTCGACCTCGAGAACTTTGTAGAATCTTCAAACTCTTCTCGAG ATTTAAGATCTCGtgtgcatgtgatttga
- the LOC137737135 gene encoding protein TRANSPARENT TESTA 9-like isoform X1, with protein sequence MWFSFWKSRDRFSLDELRYLTDQLIKVQIVNEVNKDFVIEALRSIAELITYGDQHDSTFFEFFMEKQVMGEFVRILKVSRTMTVSLQLLQTISIMIQNLKNEHAIYYMFSNEHMNYLITFSFDFQNEELLSYYISFLRAISGKLDRNTISLLVKTQNDEVVSFPLYVEAIRFAFHEESMVRTAIRALTLNVYHVGDESVNRYVTSAPHADYFSNLVTFFRKQCINLNALVSDSMKNPGAESADTTALISAAVDEIEDNLYYFSDVISAGIPDVGRLITDNILKLLIFPLLLPSLTIRAVEGIQIGAATSLYLVCCILHIVKIKDLANTICAALFFPLDSFFPKSGAKPNGCTPFHGFAHESQPPGSNTKEGVGILRDDMPNLSSSPQREYDYCDFHLSLREALISYIASGDDIQVAGSLSVLATLLQTKELDESMLDALGILPQRKQHKKLLLQALVGEVSGEEQLFSSEDSWSKDGIECGSELDSSLQKLKEQFGLLCSSLEVRASPRVHRFQVLDALVSLFCRSNISAETLWYGGWLLRQLLPYSKAEFNSHHLKMLNDSYKNCASALLMETRGVWPDLLVTVLCDEWKRCKRAIEASSPQKEPKCILLSSQRFLSEDGITSDSSFAAGERMCELVKVFVILHQLQIFSLGRTLPEKPPIKPPADAFENSRAQSAGLDAAGPKLGTELRLVDAVPCRIAFERGKERHFSFLAISLGASGWVVLAEELPLKEPYGVVRMVAPLAGTNPKPDDKHSRWLHLRIRPSTLPFVEPARYGAYGKAKTKALVDGRWTLAFRDEESCNSALSMVLEEINLQSNEVERRLKPLLDLENFVESSNSSRGPPRTSSSHATLSNSF encoded by the exons ATGTGGTTTTCGTTTTGGAAGTCCAGGGATCGCTTCTCCTTAGACGAGCTCAG GTATTTAACTGATCAGCTAATAAAAGTTCAAATTGTGAATGAAGTAAACAAG GATTTCGTTATTGAGGCGCTGAGATCCATTGCGGAGTTAATAACGTATGGAGACCAGCATGACTCCACCTTTTTTGA atttttcatgGAGAAGCAAGTCATGGGAGAGTTTGTACGTATATTGAAGGTTAGCAGAACTATGACTGTGTCACTTCAGTTGCTACAGACAATCAGCATTATGATCCAGAACCTAAAAAATGAACACGCTATAT ACTACATGTTCAGTAATGAACATATGAACTACTTGATAACGTTTTCATTTGACTTCCAAAATGAAGAGCTACTGTCGTACTACATATCCTTCTTAAG AGCAATAAGTGGGAAGCTAGACAGGAATACAATTTCTCTGCTTGTAAAGACTCAAAAT GATGAAGTGGTTTCATTTCCACTCTATGTTGAGGCAATACGTTTTGCCTTTCATGAGGAGAGCATGGTCCGCACTGCCATACGGGCTTTGACACTTAATGTTTATCATG TGGGAGATGAAAGTGTCAACAGATATGTCACCAGTGCTCCTCATGCAGATTATTTTTCAAACCTAGTTACATTTTTCCGAAAGCAGTGCATCAATCTAAATGCCTTGGTTTCAGACTCTATGAA AAATCCGGGTGCAGAGTCTGCAGACACAACCGCATTAATTTCTGCTGCTGTTGATGAGATCGAGGACAATCTCTACTATTTTAGCGATGTTATTTCTGCAGGAATTCCTGATGTTGGGAGGTTAATTACAGATAACATCTTGAAGCTTTTGATATTCCCGCTGCTTCTTCCTTCACTTACAATAAGAGCTGTGGAA GGGATACAAATTGGTGCTGCCACGTCTTTGTACTTGGTTTGTTGCATCCTGCACATAGTGAAAATCAAGGATTTGGCAAATACCATTTGTGCTGCTCTTTTCTTTCCGTTGGATTCTTTCTTTCCAAAGTCTGGAGCTAAACCAAATGGCTGTACGCCTTTCCATGGTTTTGCACATGAAAGCCAACCACCAGGCAGTAATACCAAGGAAGGTGTTGGAATATTAAGAGATGACATGCCAAACTTGTCAAGCTCTCCCCAAAGAGAATATGATTATTGTGATTTTCATTTGTCTTTGAG GGAGGctttgatttcttatattgcGAGTGGGGATGATATACAAGTTGCTGGTTCGTTGAGTGTACTAGCTACTTTACTGCAAACAAAAG AATTGGATGAATCAATGCTAGATGCTCTTGGAATTCTTCCTCAACGCAAACAGCATAAGAAACTTCTGCTG CAAGCTTTGGTTGGTGAAGTCTCAGGAGAAGAGCAACTTTTTTCTTCAGAAGATAGCTGGTCAAAAGATGGTATTGAATGTGGTAGTGAGCTTGATAGTTCTCTACAAAAGCTTAAG GAACAGTTTGGACTGTTGTGTTCTTCTCTGGAAGTGAGGGCTAGTCCTCGAGTACATAGATTTCAG GTGCTTGATGCATTGGTCAGTCTTTTTTGCCGTTCAAATATATCTGCTGAAACATTATGGTATGGTGGTTGGCTTTTGCGCCAGTTACTTCCTTATAGCAAGGCAGAGTTTAACAGCCATCATCTCAAGATGCTGAAT GATTCATATAAGAACTGTGCTAGTGCTCTTCTAATGGAGACTAGAGGAGTCTGGCCGGATCTTCTTGTAACAGTCCTCTGCGATGAATGGAAACGGTGCAAGAGGG CAATAGAGGCTTCCTCCCCTCAGAAAGAGCCCAAGTGTATTCTGTTGTCATCTCAGAGGTTCTTGTCTGAAG ATGGTATCACAAGTGATTCATCATTTGCTGCTGGTGAAAGGATGTGTGAATTGGTCAAG GTGTTTGTAATCCTACATCAACTTCAAATTTTCTCACTTGGTAGAACTTTGCCCGAGAAACCTCCTATTAAACCTCCAGCTGATGCTTTTGAAAATTCCCGTGCACAAAGTGCTGGCCTAGATGCTGCAGGTCCAAAGCTTGGCACTGAGCTAAGACTTG TTGATGCTGTACCTTGTAGAATTGCGTTTGAGAGGGGTAAAGAACGTCATTTTTCCTTCCTAGCAATCTCTTTGGGTGCATCTGGCTGGGTTGTTTTAGCTGAAGAGTTACCCTTAAAGGAGCCTTATGGAGTTGTTCGTATGGTTGCACCTTTGGCCGGTACCAAT CCAAAACCTGATGATAAGCATTCCAGATGGTTACACTTGCGAATCCGTCCCTCCACTTTACCGTTTGTGGAGCCTGCTAGATATGGTGCCTACGGGAAAGCAAAGACAAAAGCTTTGGTTGATGGAAGATGGACCCTAGCATTCAGGGATGAAGAGTCTTGCAACTCTGCTTTGTCTATGGTTTTGGAGGAGATAAACCTACAGAGCAATGAGGTAGAGAGAAGATTAAAGCCTTTACTCGACCTCGAGAACTTTGTAGAATCTTCAAACTCTTCTCGAGGTCCTCCTCGAACTTCCTCTTCTCATGCAACACTTTCCAATTCTTTTTAG